One window of Xanthomonas sp. 10-10 genomic DNA carries:
- a CDS encoding IS3 family transposase (programmed frameshift) — protein sequence MRKSKFTESQIVATLKQVEGGRQVKDVCRELGISDATYYLWKSKYGGMEAADVQRLRDLESEHSKLKRMYAELAMENHALKDVIAKKPVDPAHKRPLLAWLVEQHGWSERRACAVVGVARSTARYRRRPDRDEEVIALLSELAERFPERGFGKLFQIIRRRGHVWNHKRVWRVYCLVKLNQRRRSRRRVPTRHLQPLACGARPNAGWSIDFMSDALWDGRRFRTFNVIDDFSREALAIEVDLNLPAACVIRTLERIATWRGYLAKLCLDNGPEFVALALAEWAERKGIALDFIEPGRPMQNGFIERFNGSYRRGVLDMHIFRTLSEVREQTEHWLADYNQQIPHDSLGGLTPAEFSDQHQPQTSSFGWH from the exons ATGCGCAAGAGCAAGTTCACCGAGAGCCAGATTGTCGCCACGCTGAAGCAGGTGGAGGGCGGCCGCCAGGTCAAGGATGTGTGCCGTGAGCTGGGTATTTCCGACGCGACGTACTACCTCTGGAAGTCCAAGTACGGTGGGATGGAGGCAGCTGATGTGCAGCGCCTTCGCGACCTGGAGAGCGAGCACAGCAAGCTCAAACGCATGTACGCCGAGCTCGCGATGGAAAACCATGCATTGAAGGATGTCATCGCAAAAAAGC CTGTAGACCCGGCGCACAAACGCCCGCTTCTTGCCTGGCTCGTTGAGCAGCATGGCTGGAGCGAGCGCCGGGCCTGTGCGGTCGTTGGCGTGGCTCGCTCCACAGCGCGCTATCGGCGCCGTCCCGATCGCGACGAGGAGGTCATTGCGCTGCTGTCCGAATTGGCCGAGCGCTTTCCCGAGCGTGGTTTTGGAAAGCTCTTTCAGATCATCCGCCGTCGCGGACATGTGTGGAATCATAAAAGGGTCTGGCGCGTGTATTGCCTGGTGAAGCTCAATCAGCGTCGTCGCAGCAGGCGCCGGGTCCCCACGCGCCATCTACAACCATTGGCATGTGGAGCACGCCCCAATGCCGGATGGTCGATCGACTTCATGTCCGATGCGCTGTGGGATGGTCGACGCTTCCGCACGTTCAATGTCATCGACGATTTCAGTCGGGAAGCCTTGGCAATCGAAGTGGACTTGAATCTTCCGGCCGCCTGCGTCATCCGCACGTTGGAACGCATCGCAACCTGGCGCGGCTATCTCGCTAAGCTTTGCCTGGACAACGGACCGGAATTTGTCGCGTTGGCCTTGGCCGAGTGGGCCGAGCGCAAAGGCATCGCATTGGATTTCATCGAGCCGGGGCGGCCGATGCAAAACGGTTTCATCGAACGCTTCAACGGCAGCTACCGGCGCGGCGTGCTGGACATGCACATCTTCCGCACGCTGAGCGAGGTCCGCGAACAGACCGAACACTGGCTGGCCGACTACAACCAACAGATCCCGCACGACAGCCTGGGCGGGCTAACGCCCGCCGAGTTCAGTGATCAACATCAACCGCAGACCTCTAGTTTTGGCTGGCATTGA
- a CDS encoding diguanylate cyclase, with protein MADQPELPSRPRGGLRRLLPWGGTDTARPVAALPSVRGSAQAAPGLAAHQLVPAKTKSGAHDPAAATALLIRLFSHAAHPEALLLAFAEGIASLHGELGDMGVRLGAAYAAGDWHGYGRTLRQLIDKYIRTIDIGDSLAEGRTEAEQLRDLLRHALGNALATLLQRSPELAEEAQTLASALRHWRPGHELITLEQRLRELSHQIGLRADDASEQQNLLLGLFDLLLENVGELLDDRSWLQGQISVVRQLLAGPLDVESIEQARGTLREVIYKQGLLKQGIADSKTAMREMMVSFVDRLDGMATSTGEYHDRVAGYSQAIGDARSIPDLNRLLQDVLQDTAGVQAQALAARDELLAARRQVEDAEQRIASLEQELNAVAGLVREDQLTGALNRRGFEELFQREAVRTQRSGQPLCVAMLDLDDFRRLNEAHGHAGGDAALRHTVDVAKAVLRTTDAIARFGGEEFVLLLPDSTIFEASAAVIRLQRALAQRSLLHEDVRIFISFSAGVALRRPDETQDELVRRADRAMYDAKAAGKNRVISAE; from the coding sequence ATGGCTGACCAGCCTGAACTTCCAAGCCGCCCGCGTGGCGGGCTGCGCCGTCTGTTGCCCTGGGGCGGCACGGACACCGCGCGCCCGGTCGCTGCGCTGCCCAGCGTGCGCGGCAGCGCCCAGGCCGCGCCGGGGCTGGCGGCACATCAGTTGGTTCCCGCCAAGACCAAATCGGGCGCGCACGACCCGGCGGCCGCCACCGCGCTGCTCATCCGCCTGTTTTCGCATGCTGCGCACCCAGAAGCGCTGCTGCTGGCGTTCGCCGAGGGCATCGCCAGCCTGCACGGCGAGCTCGGCGATATGGGCGTGCGCCTGGGCGCGGCCTATGCGGCCGGCGACTGGCACGGCTACGGCCGTACGCTGCGCCAGTTGATCGACAAGTACATCCGCACCATCGATATCGGCGACTCGCTGGCCGAAGGCCGCACCGAAGCCGAACAGCTGCGCGACCTGCTGCGGCATGCGCTGGGCAATGCCCTGGCCACCCTGTTGCAACGCAGTCCCGAGCTGGCCGAAGAAGCCCAGACCCTGGCCTCGGCCCTGCGCCATTGGCGCCCCGGCCATGAGCTGATCACGCTGGAGCAGCGACTGCGCGAGCTGAGCCATCAGATCGGCCTGCGTGCCGACGATGCCAGCGAACAACAGAACCTGTTGCTCGGCTTGTTCGACCTATTACTGGAGAACGTCGGCGAACTCCTCGACGATCGCAGCTGGCTGCAGGGCCAGATCTCGGTCGTCCGGCAGCTTTTGGCCGGCCCGCTGGATGTGGAATCGATCGAGCAGGCACGCGGCACCTTGCGCGAGGTGATCTACAAGCAGGGCCTGCTCAAGCAGGGCATCGCCGATTCCAAGACCGCCATGCGCGAGATGATGGTGTCCTTCGTCGACCGGCTCGACGGCATGGCCACCAGCACGGGCGAGTACCACGACCGCGTTGCCGGCTATTCGCAGGCGATCGGCGACGCTCGCAGCATTCCCGATCTGAATCGCCTGCTGCAGGACGTGCTGCAGGACACCGCCGGTGTGCAGGCGCAGGCGCTGGCCGCGCGCGACGAGTTGCTGGCTGCACGCCGTCAGGTCGAAGATGCCGAACAACGCATCGCCTCGCTCGAACAGGAACTTAACGCAGTGGCCGGACTGGTGCGCGAAGACCAGCTGACCGGCGCGCTCAACCGGCGCGGCTTCGAAGAACTGTTCCAGCGCGAAGCGGTCCGCACCCAACGCAGCGGCCAGCCGCTCTGCGTGGCGATGCTGGACCTGGACGATTTCCGCCGCCTCAACGAAGCGCACGGCCACGCCGGCGGCGACGCCGCGCTGCGCCACACCGTCGATGTGGCCAAGGCGGTGTTGCGCACGACCGATGCCATCGCCCGCTTCGGCGGCGAAGAGTTCGTGCTGCTGCTGCCGGACTCGACCATTTTCGAGGCCAGCGCGGCGGTCATCCGCCTGCAGCGCGCCCTGGCGCAGCGCTCCCTGCTGCACGAGGACGTGCGGATCTTCATCAGTTTCAGTGCCGGCGTCGCGCTGCGACGCCCCGACGAAACCCAGGACGAGCTGGTCCGCCGCGCCGATCGCGCCATGTACGACGCCAAGGCCGCGGGGAAGAATCGGGTGATCAGCGCCGAGTAG
- the glgA gene encoding glycogen synthase GlgA, translating into MVATMPLHASTARLDRSALIPTLKKSGRPRDARGRFIPHHERLPVSLADTRGALFVVSEMADFIKAGGLGDVAAALPRALRHRYDVRVLIPGYRAVLERAGKVEIVGRVLAHAALPACDIGRIVQSDGLPIYILLSKELFERDGSPYVSTSGSEFEDNAIRFATLSHAAAQIAAGHAGLGWKPRLLHLNDWPCALAAAYVRWSGGTTPCLLTIHNLAYQGLVPYSMASALGIPAERVAELEFYGQMSFLRGGIVNADHVNTVSVSYAKQITGPAQGCGLDRLLAGRAAKGALTGIVNGIDASWDPRTDEYLDTHFSVNQWQGRQANAAQVRKAFGLRESTGPLFAVVSRLVHQKGLDLICEVAPQIVAAGGQIAVIGGGEPEIEQQVAELTRRYPGQVGAFIGFEEGLARRMFAGADFLLMPSRFEPCGLSQMYAQRFGCLPIAHATGGLIDTVDDGVTGFLFQHASVEALRRCLERAFRTFRLPSLLSAMRRAAMLRPSGWDVAGKKYLSLYEHTAATAPALAAVS; encoded by the coding sequence ATGGTTGCCACGATGCCGCTTCACGCCAGTACTGCACGCCTAGATCGCAGCGCATTGATCCCCACGCTGAAGAAGAGCGGGCGGCCGCGCGACGCGCGCGGGCGGTTCATTCCCCATCACGAGCGTCTGCCCGTATCGCTGGCCGATACGCGTGGCGCCTTGTTCGTGGTCTCGGAGATGGCCGACTTCATCAAGGCGGGCGGTCTGGGCGATGTCGCGGCAGCCCTGCCGCGCGCGCTGCGCCATCGCTACGACGTGCGTGTATTGATCCCCGGCTATCGTGCCGTGCTCGAGCGCGCCGGCAAGGTGGAGATCGTGGGCCGTGTGCTGGCGCATGCCGCGCTGCCGGCCTGCGACATCGGCCGCATCGTGCAGTCGGATGGGCTGCCGATCTACATCCTGCTGTCCAAAGAACTGTTCGAACGCGATGGCTCGCCGTATGTGAGCACCAGCGGTTCGGAGTTCGAAGACAATGCGATCCGCTTCGCCACCCTGTCGCATGCCGCCGCGCAGATCGCCGCCGGCCATGCTGGCCTGGGCTGGAAGCCGCGCCTGCTGCATCTCAACGACTGGCCGTGCGCGCTGGCGGCGGCGTATGTGCGCTGGTCCGGCGGCACCACGCCATGCCTGCTCACCATCCATAACCTGGCCTACCAGGGCCTGGTGCCGTATTCGATGGCGTCCGCGCTGGGCATCCCGGCCGAGCGTGTGGCCGAACTGGAGTTCTACGGGCAGATGTCGTTCCTGCGCGGTGGCATCGTCAATGCCGACCACGTCAACACGGTCAGCGTCAGCTATGCCAAGCAGATCACCGGCCCGGCGCAGGGCTGCGGGCTGGACCGGCTGCTGGCCGGCCGCGCTGCCAAGGGCGCGCTGACCGGCATCGTCAACGGCATCGACGCCAGCTGGGACCCACGTACCGACGAATATCTTGATACGCACTTCAGCGTGAATCAGTGGCAGGGCCGTCAGGCCAACGCCGCGCAGGTGCGCAAGGCCTTCGGGCTGCGCGAGAGCACCGGTCCGCTGTTTGCGGTGGTATCGCGGCTGGTGCATCAGAAGGGCCTGGACCTGATCTGCGAGGTTGCCCCGCAGATCGTGGCGGCCGGTGGCCAGATCGCGGTGATCGGCGGCGGCGAGCCGGAGATCGAACAACAGGTGGCCGAGCTGACCCGTCGGTACCCCGGCCAGGTCGGTGCCTTCATCGGTTTTGAGGAAGGCCTGGCGCGGCGCATGTTCGCCGGTGCCGACTTCCTGCTGATGCCGTCGCGCTTCGAGCCATGCGGCCTGAGCCAGATGTATGCACAGCGCTTTGGCTGCCTGCCGATCGCGCATGCCACCGGCGGGCTGATCGACACCGTGGACGACGGCGTCACCGGCTTCCTGTTCCAGCATGCCAGTGTGGAGGCCTTGCGCCGCTGCCTGGAACGCGCGTTCCGTACCTTCCGCCTGCCCAGCCTGCTGTCTGCCATGCGCCGCGCGGCCATGCTGCGCCCCAGCGGCTGGGATGTGGCCGGCAAGAAATATCTGTCCCTTTATGAGCACACCGCCGCAACCGCACCTGCGCTTGCGGCGGTGTCATGA
- a CDS encoding 1,4-alpha-glucan branching enzyme, whose amino-acid sequence MSERLGVQGQGTEGEGVITEEVSDSAPALQALADAAPTDAFAVLGPHLQADGRRRVRVLAPGAEAMGLIDPRGKLLARMQVGAVGGVFEGELAVDGPYRLRIVWPDLVQEIEDPYAFAPTLDESLLLQIAAGDGQALRNALGAQHLRCADVPGVRFAVWAPHAQRVAVVGDFNGWDVRRHPMRQRIGGIWELFLPRVEAGARYKYAITAADGRVLLKADPVARQSELPPATASVVPGGAAFAWTDAEWMARRSVQAPSAPLSIYEVHAASWRRDGNDQPLDWAGLARELIPYVQRLGFTHIELLPITEHPFGGSWGYQPLGLYAPTARHGSPDGFAQFVDACHRAGIGVILDWVSAHFPSDAHGLAQFDGAALYEHADPREGMHRDWNTLIYNYGRPEVTAFLQGSALEWIDHYHLDGLRVDAVASMLYRDYGRAEGEWVPNAHGGRENLEAVAFLRQLNSEIATRFPGVLTIAEESTAWPGVTAPISEGGLGFTHKWNMGWMHDTLSYMQRDPAERAQHHSQLTFGLVYAFSERFVLPLSHDEVVHGTGGLLGQMPGDDWRRFANLRAYLALMWAHPGDKLVFMGAEFGQWADWNHDQSLDWHLLDGAPHRGVQQLVGDLNATLRRVPALYRGTHRAEGFDWSVADDARNSVLAFIRHDPEGGAPLLAVSNLTPQPHHDYRVGVPRAGSWREILNTDSAHYGGSNLGNSGRLATEPTGMHGHAQRLRLTLPPLATIYLQAEK is encoded by the coding sequence ATGAGCGAACGGTTGGGCGTGCAAGGGCAGGGAACGGAAGGCGAAGGTGTGATCACGGAAGAAGTCTCTGACAGCGCGCCTGCCTTGCAGGCGCTGGCCGATGCAGCGCCTACCGACGCATTCGCGGTGCTGGGCCCGCACCTGCAGGCCGATGGCCGCCGCCGCGTTCGGGTCCTGGCGCCCGGTGCCGAGGCGATGGGCCTGATCGATCCACGCGGCAAGTTGCTGGCGCGCATGCAGGTCGGCGCGGTCGGTGGCGTGTTCGAAGGCGAGCTGGCAGTCGATGGGCCATACCGGCTGCGCATCGTCTGGCCGGATCTGGTGCAGGAGATCGAAGACCCGTACGCGTTTGCCCCGACGCTGGACGAATCGTTGCTGCTGCAGATCGCCGCTGGCGACGGGCAGGCATTGCGCAACGCATTGGGCGCGCAGCATCTGCGCTGCGCCGATGTGCCGGGTGTGCGCTTTGCGGTCTGGGCGCCGCATGCGCAGCGGGTTGCAGTGGTCGGTGATTTCAATGGCTGGGACGTGCGGCGGCATCCGATGCGGCAACGCATCGGCGGCATCTGGGAATTGTTCCTGCCGCGTGTGGAAGCCGGCGCCCGCTACAAGTACGCCATCACTGCCGCCGACGGCCGTGTGCTGCTCAAGGCCGACCCGGTTGCGCGGCAGAGCGAGCTGCCGCCGGCCACCGCCTCGGTGGTGCCCGGTGGCGCCGCGTTTGCGTGGACCGATGCCGAATGGATGGCCAGGCGTTCGGTGCAGGCGCCGTCGGCGCCGCTGTCCATCTACGAAGTGCATGCCGCCTCGTGGCGTCGCGACGGGAACGACCAGCCGCTGGACTGGGCCGGCCTGGCCCGTGAGCTGATCCCGTACGTCCAGCGGCTGGGCTTCACCCATATCGAGTTGCTGCCGATCACCGAACATCCGTTCGGCGGGTCGTGGGGCTACCAGCCGCTGGGCCTGTACGCGCCCACCGCGCGCCATGGCAGCCCGGATGGCTTTGCGCAATTCGTCGATGCCTGCCATCGCGCCGGCATCGGCGTGATCCTGGACTGGGTCAGCGCGCACTTCCCGAGCGACGCACATGGCCTGGCGCAGTTCGACGGTGCCGCGCTGTACGAGCATGCCGACCCCCGCGAAGGCATGCACCGCGACTGGAATACGCTGATCTACAACTACGGCCGGCCCGAAGTGACGGCGTTCCTGCAGGGCAGCGCGCTGGAGTGGATCGACCATTACCACCTCGACGGCCTGCGCGTGGATGCGGTGGCCTCGATGCTGTATCGCGACTACGGCCGCGCCGAAGGCGAGTGGGTCCCCAACGCGCACGGCGGCCGCGAGAACCTGGAGGCCGTCGCCTTCCTGCGCCAGCTCAACAGCGAGATCGCCACGCGCTTTCCCGGTGTGCTGACCATCGCCGAAGAGTCCACCGCCTGGCCGGGCGTGACCGCGCCGATCAGCGAGGGCGGCCTGGGCTTCACCCACAAATGGAACATGGGCTGGATGCACGACACGCTGAGCTACATGCAGCGCGATCCGGCCGAGCGTGCGCAGCACCACAGCCAGCTCACCTTCGGCCTGGTGTATGCGTTCTCCGAGCGTTTTGTGTTGCCGCTCTCGCACGACGAGGTGGTGCATGGCACCGGCGGCCTGCTGGGGCAGATGCCCGGCGACGACTGGCGGCGCTTTGCCAACCTGCGCGCGTACCTGGCGCTGATGTGGGCGCATCCGGGAGACAAGCTGGTGTTCATGGGGGCCGAGTTCGGCCAGTGGGCCGACTGGAATCACGATCAGTCGCTGGACTGGCATCTGCTCGACGGCGCACCCCATCGCGGCGTGCAGCAATTGGTTGGCGATCTCAATGCCACCTTGCGCCGCGTGCCGGCGCTCTACCGAGGCACGCATCGTGCCGAGGGCTTCGACTGGAGCGTGGCTGACGACGCGCGCAACAGCGTACTGGCGTTCATCCGCCACGACCCCGAGGGCGGCGCACCCCTGCTGGCGGTGAGCAACCTCACCCCGCAACCGCACCACGACTACCGCGTTGGCGTGCCGCGTGCCGGCAGCTGGCGCGAAATCCTCAACACCGACAGTGCCCACTACGGCGGCAGCAACCTCGGCAACAGCGGTCGCCTTGCGACCGAGCCGACGGGCATGCATGGGCATGCGCAGCGTCTGCGCCTGACCCTGCCGCCGCTGGCCACGATCTACCTGCAAGCGGAGAAATAA
- the treZ gene encoding malto-oligosyltrehalose trehalohydrolase, which produces MKQRNDIIPAWGAWPAGEGQVRFALWAPDATRVEVVFDDGTRSALQAGQDGFFAATLACAATARYRYSVDGGEPVPDPASRWQPDGVHGPSAVQPTDSYRWSNTQWQGRPWDEAVIYELHVGTCGGYAGVQAQLPQLAAMGITAIELMPLSAFPGAHNWGYDGVLPYAPADAYGTPDELKALIDAAHGYGLMVLLDVVYNHFGPDGNYLHSYAAPFFNEDKPTPWGAAIDFRKPQVQRYFLDNALMWLHEYGFDGLRLDAVHAITPNAFLDTLRQTVQASLPAGRHVHLVLENEANQASQLQRGYTAQWDDDFHNALHVLLTGEAEGYYAAFADKPTEHLARVLGEGFAYQGEPDPRGHVRGEPSGALPPHKFVVFAQNHDQIGNRARGERLTVLVSPQRLRAALALTALTPMIPLFFMGEPWGAKQPFLFFTDFGPPLDDAVREGRRREFAHFAAFADEAQRATIPDPNSHATFAASRSPIDDAAHGDGAQWAAWFTALLGVRRQWLVPGLAEARAIRASVLAEGALTATWELPDGLWHIAFNVGSAAVPLPPLRGRVAFAENLDASAQQLPVDGFIAWHEDRT; this is translated from the coding sequence ATGAAGCAGCGCAACGACATCATCCCGGCCTGGGGCGCCTGGCCAGCGGGTGAGGGACAGGTGCGCTTCGCGCTCTGGGCACCGGACGCAACGCGCGTGGAGGTGGTCTTCGACGACGGCACGCGCAGCGCGTTGCAGGCCGGGCAGGACGGGTTCTTCGCCGCCACCCTGGCCTGCGCGGCCACCGCGCGTTATCGCTACAGCGTGGATGGCGGCGAGCCGGTACCCGACCCGGCCTCGCGCTGGCAGCCCGATGGCGTGCACGGCCCCAGCGCGGTGCAGCCCACCGACAGCTATCGTTGGAGCAACACGCAGTGGCAGGGCCGTCCATGGGACGAGGCGGTGATCTACGAACTGCACGTGGGCACCTGCGGCGGCTATGCCGGCGTGCAGGCGCAATTGCCGCAGCTGGCGGCAATGGGCATCACCGCGATCGAACTGATGCCGTTGAGCGCGTTCCCGGGCGCGCATAACTGGGGCTACGACGGCGTGCTGCCGTATGCGCCGGCCGACGCCTATGGCACCCCGGACGAACTGAAGGCATTGATCGACGCCGCGCACGGCTACGGCCTGATGGTGTTGCTGGATGTGGTCTACAACCACTTCGGCCCGGACGGCAATTACCTGCACAGCTATGCGGCCCCGTTCTTCAACGAGGACAAGCCCACGCCCTGGGGCGCGGCGATCGATTTCCGCAAGCCGCAGGTGCAGCGTTACTTTCTCGACAATGCGCTGATGTGGCTGCACGAATACGGCTTCGACGGCCTGCGCCTGGATGCGGTGCACGCGATCACCCCGAATGCTTTCCTGGATACCCTGCGGCAGACCGTGCAGGCCAGCCTGCCGGCCGGCCGCCATGTGCATCTGGTGCTGGAAAACGAGGCCAACCAGGCCTCGCAGCTGCAGCGCGGCTACACCGCGCAGTGGGACGACGATTTCCACAACGCCCTGCATGTGCTGTTGACCGGCGAAGCCGAAGGCTATTACGCCGCCTTCGCCGACAAGCCCACCGAGCACCTGGCGCGCGTGCTCGGCGAAGGCTTCGCCTACCAGGGCGAGCCTGACCCGCGCGGGCATGTGCGTGGCGAGCCGAGCGGGGCGCTGCCGCCGCACAAGTTCGTGGTGTTTGCGCAGAACCACGACCAGATCGGCAACCGCGCGCGTGGCGAGCGGCTGACCGTGCTGGTCTCGCCGCAACGCCTGCGCGCAGCGCTGGCGTTGACCGCGTTGACGCCGATGATCCCGCTGTTCTTCATGGGCGAGCCATGGGGCGCGAAGCAGCCGTTCCTGTTCTTCACCGACTTCGGCCCGCCGCTGGACGATGCGGTGCGCGAAGGGCGCCGTCGCGAGTTTGCGCACTTCGCCGCATTCGCCGACGAAGCGCAGCGCGCCACCATTCCCGACCCCAACAGCCACGCCACCTTCGCCGCTTCGCGCTCGCCGATCGACGATGCCGCGCACGGCGACGGCGCGCAGTGGGCAGCGTGGTTCACCGCGCTGCTGGGCGTGCGTCGGCAGTGGCTGGTGCCCGGCCTTGCCGAGGCGCGCGCGATACGCGCCAGCGTGCTGGCCGAGGGCGCACTCACCGCCACCTGGGAACTGCCGGATGGCCTGTGGCATATCGCCTTCAACGTCGGCAGCGCGGCCGTTCCGCTGCCGCCACTGCGCGGGCGTGTGGCATTTGCCGAAAACCTCGATGCCTCCGCGCAGCAGTTGCCGGTCGACGGTTTCATCGCCTGGCACGAGGACCGCACATGA